Below is a window of Humulus lupulus chromosome 2, drHumLupu1.1, whole genome shotgun sequence DNA.
AAAAATTAAGACTATATGAAAAGGACATGAGATCAAAACAAAATTTTATAAACTAATTCATACTCCATAAGTAGAAACTTACTTTTACTTTTGCAAAACTAAGATCTCAAATCACTTCGAAGAAAATCTTCAAGCTCATAAGTGATTAATGTAGCATGTTCATGTTCCTCGTAAAGGAAGAGAACAATCTTATCGGTTTTTTCTTATCTTGAACTTGTAAAATTTAGTTTTGATAACGAGTAAAGTTTATAAGtgattcaattataaaatatattatattaaaatttgtAATATAAACGACATAATATCaatcttcatctttttttttttttttaaattgtttaactTGTAAAGTGTTGAGTAGCTAAAGTTAGGTTGAGCTATAAAGTTAGGTTGAGAACATCAACTTTAGATCAAGCTTGAGATTGTCACATTCAAGGAGCAGGTCCCCAACTTCAGATCGAGGTCATCTGATAGGCCTCCCGTCACTTAGAGCATCTTTAACGAGGGTGGCCAAAAAGGGTGCTCATGTTGAGATAGCTGCCAAAGTCAACAAAAAAGGGTAtatttaacttaaaattttgGCAACGTTGCCCACTGTTGGCAACGTtgccttctttttcttttgttaattttaataaacaattatattaattaaataaaatattaaaatttgtatttttttcaagatgGGCATCGTAGCCAACCATTTGAGCATTGGAGATGCTCTTATGTGTACGAGATAAGTGTGAGAAGAATATTAAGTCTGCAACTCATGCAGGTACGACGAATCAGTTAGAGTATAATTAATTGAGTGTGTGAGAGGTGCATGATTCTATGTTGTACTATCGAGTGATAAAATAAGCAAGAAGATAGTAGGCTATTGTGGGGTGAAAAAATTCTTAGGTTGTAAACCTTGGGAGAGAATTTAGGCTCTCAAAATCTTATTATTTCAATACAaacattcaattttttttcattctattcaTGTTCAAACTAAAAAGCATGTCACTTATTTAAAACAGCCACAGACACTCAATTTCTTTGGTAAATGAATTTttgttaataatataaaaattattttaaatatgaacttataaaaattaagaaTGTTTTTTCAACCCCActctaaaatttttaaaaattaaaattacccACAAATCATATAAAAATTATAACTGAACAACACGTGTTTGTATTCAGTCTGGTCTCAAGTGTTGATCTATTATTAGGCCTCACATAATTTCCCATTCCATTCAAGTATATATACAAATTTTTTCGAAAGTTCAAATAACAATCAAAGTTAAAGCTTGGATTTTTATTGATTTGGGAATTAAAGCTTGGATTTTTGGTTTGGGTTTGAGTGGAAGCATAAGCAATGAAGTACCGTTACGCCATGGTGTGTTCGTCGAACCAGAACCGGAGCATGGAGGCTCACGCCCTCCTCAAGAGGCAAGGCTTCGACGTCTGCTCTTACGGCACCGGTGCCCATGTCAAGCTTCCCGGTCCTTCTCTCCGAGAACCCAATGTCTACGATTTCGGAACTCCCTACAAGCAGATGTACGACGATCTTCGCCGCAAAGATCCCGAACTGTAAAATCTCTTTCTTTGTTCTTAATTTCTTTAAATTTTAGggctttttttttgttttgtttatgatttctttttTCTTGAGCTTCTATTCAGCTACAAGCGTAATGGGATTTTGCCTATGCTTAAGAGAAACTTAGCTGTCAAAACGGCACCGCAGCGGTGGCAGAATAACGCTGCTGATGGCTGCTTTGATGTCGTTTTCTCGTTTGAGGAAAAGGTTTTTGATATGGTCGTTGAAGGTGAGTGGGTTTATAGGTTTGAGAATTTTAATACTTCTATTACTTGGGATATTGTTGATTTTCAATTTCCATTGTTATGATTCCAAGTTTCTATGTTGAGCTAGTTTGAGGATAATGTAGAGCTTTGGGGTTCTATGGGATTATCCCTTTTCAATCAAGAAGATTATTAACTTTGATTCATAACCTCTTGGTGTTGGAGTTTCAACAAGCATAGCAAGTATGCAAAATTTTCTAAGCTGAAATTAAGCTCTGTGAACAGACTTGTTACTTATTGTTCTACCCAAGAAAGAAGAAGAGTGGTATGGTATGAAAGTAAAGTCTTTTATAAGCATATGAACTTTCAGAAAAGATAACTGTTTTTGTAAATTGAGATTACAGCTGGGAACTTATCATATTTGGACTGGAAAAAAGAGAGAATATCAATGAGGAGCTGAATGGATATCAGTATAGTACTTTGTAGGATCCCTATGATGGGTGCCATCAAGGGCTGCAAGTGAGAACTGGAAAGTGCAATTTGTAGTCTTTTTGCTGACTACCCTTTTGATTTGAATTGTTAAACACTTCTGTCTGTAAGATACTTGTGTGGGGATTTTCAAATTCAAAAAGATCTTATTGTTGGAAGGTAGTTGTCTGGTGGTGAATACATGTTTACTTCAAAGGTTTCAATAGAATCTGTCATTGTCAGTGTTGCTGTTAGGCTCCTTAAGGTgcccaacaccacatgaggtggcATCCTATGGAACTCGATATTGGATTACACCAATAACGATATGCCACCTCCTTGTGGTGTTAGGCACCAGTGGTGCCCCTCggcaattctttttttttttacttggaaTGGTATCTTTGTTCACAATCTGATCACTGTGCAGATCTTCACACTCGAGAACATGTTCTGATGAAAACTGTGTTGGTAATCAACTTGGAGGTCAAAGACAACCATGAGGAGGCAGCCATAGGAGCTAGGCTTGCTATGGAGCTGTGTCAACAGGTATTTATACTGCTATGCTATGTTTTATAGCATGTGTTCGTCTACATTAGTGAGTAATACCGCTTGAttgaattttatacatagatcgaAGCACATGAAATGTGGGAAGATTCCATTGATAGTGTGGTGGCTGCTTTTGAGAAACAGCATCGGCGGAAATTGTTATACACCATCTCCTTCTATTGAGGATTGAAAAATGAGTAAATATTAGCGACTCTCGAAATTTACACACATTATGATAACATCATTTTCAACCATATAATGTGAAATGTTTGTGCTCCCATTTTGAAATAAGAGTAGTGAAAATTGAGATCTCCAGAAggtgtgtaattttaaagtaacttTTGAGTGTTTCTATCATTGCATGTTTTCAGTGGACTTACCACAATATATATCTCTTCTTTAGTATAGACTTTTAGATTAAGTTATCTTCCATTTCTTAATTTGCTTCATCTTTGATTTTCATTATAATGTGACCTTTTGATGGGATCAAAGCTCCATTATCATGATAAACTCTTTTTTCTTCTGAAATGTTAATATCTCTGTTTTTTATTCTTGGTTTTTAATGTGTTATTCAATtgccatgtatatatatatagggagcgaTTACAACGCATCCCATTTTTTTGCAGCACCGGTGCATCCTTTTGCTATTTCGGCACCTCTTTTTGCTCtttcggcacctgaatagttataattcaaaaaaatttatatgatggtttacattatagctatctagaacatcctacaaatttttaagaaattctgaataaattatggtaccgaaacaaGGTCTAAACTGTTTGTTGCACGTGGGCCTATTTTTTTGTGTatgcgtgtaaaatttgacagtttgaattttgttttcggcttcgtaaactattcagaatttcctgaaaatttgtaagatattctaaatacctataatatccaccgtcatataaaaaaatttgggattatatctatttaggtgccgaaatagaaaaagaaTGTACCggtgttgaaaaaaaaaaatattgtagtcgttccctatatatatatatatataaaatctttGAAGTTGGTCCCAGTTGATGCTTAACAGTTCCCtggttttatattattaaaaaagaGAGTAGCAAAACACAAGTTGTGACCATTAGCATGTGTAATGCCCTAATGCATgtgcatctatatatatatatttatatctctaAATTGATGCCAACATCAGTCATGTTTTTGACTTGATTTTCCCCCCTCCAAAGAGACATAGAGGACCCTATTGGGCTCATGAATCTTGCAGTCCCAAAAAAAAAGCACATTCTGGTTTGTGTTTTGtgttcttcctttttgttttcttcaagtacatacatacatacatggaACTTGATTCTTTTCTACCAAGCCATCATCAACCATGTGACTATGTCATTATCCTTCCAATGCCACGTGGCACAAGAAACTCATACCATCACTGCCTCGCGCCACGTGGCAGTCCCTAAAATGGTGATTTGATCTAAATTAGGGAATAATATTAGTaagagtgttgctatttggcacCTTAAGGTGACCATCACCACATGAGGTGTCACATTGTGATTGGTTAGCGATATcccataatttttattaaatttaaataagtagGACCCGATATTGGATTGCATCAATAATGGTATGCTACCTacttgtggtgttgggcaccagtAGTGCCCCTTAGAGCAACTACAACCCAATGACATATCACCAATTTTTTGGTGATTTTACACCAATTGTCCTCCAACCGAACGGTATGTTACACATCATATATGATGTTATCTACAGTAGCCCCTCAAATTTGAGGTGACACTGTAGACCACGGCAAAAATTTAATCAgtatatttttttactttttgaatataatactaataaaacttattaaatgtatatatattataattatatgtttttaaaaaataatataataataaagaatatatattttGGTGTAAATTTTGGTGTTGTGGTTGGAATGGAAAAAAGATATGGtgttaaaattctttagttttggtGTTGGTGTAACACCATATATAGTGTTATGGGTTGGAGATGGCCTTAGCAATTCTACCTTAAGGTGCtcaacaccacatgaggtgtcGCATCATGATTGATTAGCGATatctcataatctttattaaattcaaataagtaagACCCGATATTAGATTGCACCAATAGCAGTATGTTACCTACTTGTAGTGTTGGACACCAGTGGTGTCCCTTAGCAATTCTCTATTAGTAAAGACAAAACAAAAACCATAGGATTATTATCCCCTAAAAAAGGTATAATACTAGTACTTACCAACTTTAGCTATAAGCCATTTATCACATCTAATAAGGCAATAAGTGTTGTTTATTGAAGTGTGACACAAGGCTTAATGTGGTTGATCATTGTGATTAGTTTGGTGCCCTTATGGTCATTTTGGTCATGGCATTTTCAGGAActttttcccatcttcttcttctttcatttatttatttggattgaatAGAATTATAATAGGCATTCAATAATAGAATGGTCCACCATTGATGCCCTACTTCTAAGGGAACCCACCCAAAACCCAAGTTGCTTGTGTTGTGGGGCTTACTTTTTTGTTTTTCCAAACCTTATCCTTTTTTTCTTCTCCAAAACACCTTCCTTCCCAAGTCTTAAAAAACACATCTCATTCTCAAGTCAACATCTTTTGTTGCTTAACAGCTATTAATTCTTCATATGATTTGGAAgatacttgtatttttttttcttttgatatgtGGTTAAGAATGTGATATAATGAGGTTTTTTTGGTTGGTTATATTACACTAAGGGGCGTTTTTGGAAAGTCACCATGTAATTAAAATTGAGTGTAATTCAGAGTAATTACTCTTATCTGACTGTGTAATTATAAAGTAACTGTGTAATTTGAGATAATTGAGGGGTTCGATTACACTCTCCAAACACATACTAAATTAAATAGTATTTAATTACTAACTGTTTTGCTAAACATGACAGTAAGAACTCATAAGTAATTACCACTTGACATCCAAACAGTTTCTATATTTTACCTAATAATTACAGAATTGTTTCTAAACACGTCCTGAATATTTTTCAAACCCAAATtaattttgtttctaattaattaataataagaaaaGTAAAGGAGTGATTTTTATTGGGTTACCCATAAAACCAAAGTTTGATACTTTTTTAGTTCACTAGTGGGGTTAGAGAGAGTTGATTAAAATTCCTTAAATAAGGGATTAGAGAGTGATAGATGGATTGATAggtagatagagagagagagcatgACACGTGGTGGTAGATGATTGGACCGTGAGAAGAGTTTCAGTCTAAGAAATATTTGACTGACACGTGTCAAGAAGAGGTGGGCTGTGTCTGAGGCGGACATCAAGGCTTTGAATGTGTGTACTGTTGAGTAAAGTCATTGTTTGGGCAATTATTCTTTGACATATATCTGTCTAACTCTAACTGCTCCAGCTCACCAATCTTAGCTGCAccccttttcttttttattatatatatatataaatataaaaaaaaatactataaaaattaatctcatttttttttacttggaGGTCACGTTGTCAAATATCTCTCACATTTTAAGTAAAGAAAAATATCAtacaaggaaaaaaaaaaaaaaaaaaaaagggaaaatacttatttggtaccctatgtttttgtaaaatatcattttggtatcttctgttttcaataatgctcatatagtactctgtattttaaaatcgtacatatttggtaccctaaactcagatttgatagataaaattttgtcaatttaatcaaactgctgtcaattatgtaagttacaaatttaaatttaattacataattacatataactgatgacagtttgattatattgacaaaattttatctatcaaatctgagtttatgataccaaatatgtacgattttaaaatgcaATGTACCATATgggcattattgaaaacagagtgtaccaaaatgatattttgtaaaaatataaggtaccaaatgagtatattcccaaaaaaataattcaaagatgattttttcttttttaatttttttatggtatctaaaaagtttatttaaacaaaaaaaaaaatgatacttTTAAGTCTTTCATCTGGTTAATAGCACTTGCGGTCCCCAAAGTTTACGAGTTGAATTTGTTAGGTctctaatttttattttgtaataattaGATTGACAATCTTTACTTTTAGGCTTACATACGTCctcaattttatattttatgaaataaattctAATTTACTTTATTCTtataaattatgttttatttaataacaTATAATACTAGGAATCTATGTGAACCAAAATATAAAAGTTAGGATCTAATTgcaacaaaaatacaaatttagGGACCTCAATGATACAAGTAGTAAAGCTTGGGGACCCCTAGTGCAAGTGTTATTTaccatttttattataaaaatagatatttgcggcataaatacctatTGTTTTACACTTGTTATAGTTAAAtacctaatattttattttttacaacaCAAATATTTCAATGTTCAATATATATTAAAGATAAATATCTAATAATTTTTTTGCGGCAAAAATATCTAAAGTTTTTAAAACATTACTTTTTTCAATACCTCTTCTGTTGAAGTTGTTAAGTGTTGACTCACCAGATATGTATTACTCtgtaatttatgtatttttgttatcaaaatatgcattttttaaatttgtattaatttaaaatattttttcaatttatttttctaatttaaatatatatttttttaaaaattatgaaattgacCGATTAGAGAGTGACAAATGTCTACTTAgtcaatatatttaataattccaACACAGGAGGTACtgacaaaaataatattttagcaACTTTAGGTATTTTTACCGCAAAGAAAAAAGATTAGGTGTTTATCTTTAATATATTTTGAACattgaaaaattaaataaaaaatatttaacttTAGGTATGCTTAATATTTTTGCtgtcaaaataaaaaattaattatttaactataataaatataaaacattAAGTGTTTATGTCGCAAATAAccttataaaaatatattctttttatCTAACACACCTAACTTCTACCAATTATCTATTACACATATATGATGTACTTTAcacatattataaaaatataaataaaaacaaaaacataaaaaataattattttttttatataaaaattgtagtaaatgtaaaattttattttccaaaaaaaatatatataaaaaaattttgAGCGTTATAAATCTTAAGatattatttggacttatttgttGTAATAAATAAGGAAAGATATTAGTTATTGCTGTCATTTTCATTTATGTCACTATTTATTATTATGTGACACTCTTTTACCGTTTAACAATTTCAGAGAATTTTCCTTAGATAATGGTTTGGTATTCTTATTTAATGGCTTTTGGTACTATATATAATATACAACAAGagtaaaaacaaaatatataattaaaaaaaaaaaaactacatataAGAGCTtgatttttattaagttttattcaaatgtttttgtttttttagattCTGTATTTTGGCTCGTTACCTGTTTAGACTCTGTATTTTGAgaaattactttttagactctgcattttataaaatagttcaaataaattcATAAATCCGATTTTAATCAAAaaattttgaactaaaatcacaaataattcatcaaactaacaactcaaaatAAAAATGCAGTCATTTTGCCTAAGAActatattgttatattcaattttttgttcatcaaaattggatttaagagtttatttgaataattttacaaaacactgggtctaaaaaataatttatcaaaatacaaggTCTAAACATTTAATTAGACAAAGTAAATAGTTAAAATTGTATAAACACTTTATTCAACTATAATTTTGAAAAAAGAAATTTGGCTATGTTCCCCAAAATTGAGCTAATTActaaaattagaaagaaaatagcatattcattaattaaaaagttgaaaaacataaatatatttgTCCCCACATATTATTTACATATAAGAGTATATATTTGACTTCATTATATTCTTCTACAAGTATAGTAGTAATAATTATCTTACCCTTAATATTATTACCcctataaaaaaaactaaatatataattatttttggtAAGAAAATAAATTCAatcattattaaaaaataaaaagaaaatcaaAATAGAAAAAAACGCGCAAAGAAAAACGTACAATTGTACAAACACGCAGTAATCGTGaacattaagattaaaaaaaaaacataaaaatcattttattttatttattgatttaataaataaaaattaaaaaccaaTCTAATAAAGTCAAAGGAACTATAAAAAGCAGCAGTTGAAACTTTTgtctaaaattaaattaaattaaaaataaaaataaaaagaaagggaaagcgAATGAATGAATGAAATGGGTGGTATCATCAGAATGATGAAGAAACCAAGTGCTtcccttctcttctcttctctcctcTCCACTCTGACTCTTCACTCTGAGTCTTTCTAACcctaattttgattttttttgctCTCTAGGGTTTTTATTTTGCTTCTGCTGCTGCTCTTGTTCATCAGGTACTTCTTTTTATTGTTTCAGACCAAGCCTTTTGGAGCTTTCTGATTTGGGTTTTCTACTGCTTTAGTTGGTCATTCAATTTAGGGTTCAAAATGAAATCTTTTCATTGTTTGATCATTTGggtgtttttttaatttttattttggagTAAATACTGAATGGTTCTGCTTGATCGGGTTTTTGTTTTTGGTTTGCTTTTCAGTTTGGTTTATGAGATGTTGTTGTGAGAATAACCACTGGAAATGTACTTGTTTTGAAGAGAGATGTGGAGTTGAACTTAATGTATTCTGATGGGTTTATTCTTagtttttattgatttatttttttgtataaaaaaTTTGTTAGGATTTGTTTTGGTACTTTTGTTTGATCGTGTGTGATTTTGAGTTTCTAACATAAAACTGAAAATTGTTCACATTCTGTTTATAACTGGGTTCGAATTGTCTATGGTAACACACTCATCACATTCTATATTTAGGACATGTAGGTGCGTTGCTTTTTCTCATTTCGAGGTCCTTTTGACAACACAACGTGGTACAAAGTTTTAGTTTTCAAAAATTAGTTTCCGTATAAATTTCTCAGTGATTCTAGCCATGTTTGTATTGTTTATTTTTACTTGTTTCCTATATTTAAAGGTGGGTTAGCTGATTATTCTAGAGGAAGAGTTCTGTTTTGTTTATGTTCTCTCTGGATTGGGGTGTTTTTGCTTACACTTAGGTGCTATTAAGACTCAAAGTAAGAGACTTTTTGTTGTCATTGCAGAACTGGGATTGGGCTCTGGTTATTAATTGTTTCTTCAGTATCCATTCATCTACATCTGCAAAATGTTACAGATTCGTTTATGAGCTGCACTCCCTTCGATAGTTGGGGAATTAAAATGTACACATAGAAGTGTGGATCCACAAGGACGTATAGTATTAGTAGTTGAATGCAATAATGGACACTGTGAAGGCTTGGATCAATAAGTTAAAATCAAAGGAAAAGGTGAGGTCGTCGAAAAGCAAGGAAGCTACAAGCAATGTGAAAGAGGGATTGAAAGCAGCTGCAAGTGAAGAAGCACCTTCAAATGTAACAAAACAGAAGGTCGCAGCTGCCAAACAGTATATAGAAAATCATTACAAGAAGCAGATGAAAAGCTTGCAGGAGAGGAGAGAGCGGTATAGTTTTTATGCTTTTACTCTATTGAGTTCCTTTTTAACTTTGAAGTCCACTTTTTAATTGTTCTGTGCTTGTTATTCTCCTTGATTACAGCTCATTATCGTCTGTTCGCCTAGTTCATTTCATGGAATATTGGCATTAGCATTGTTATCGGTCATTTCAGGCATTGCATATTTTATTGCTTCATTGTTTAGTGTAATATTTATGCAATATCAGATAGAAATTTGGATGGATTGCACTTTAATGCACTGActatagaaaataacaaaatagCCACTGGAAATGGAGTAGATTGACAATGATCCAATAAAATTCTCTTGCGAGTTGTGAGGAGAAGCTAAAATTATCAAATCTTAAATATAACTTAAATCTTTCTTCCTTTCCTCAATAATCTTATGTTAAGAATGCAGTAGATTATGTTCAACTtgcttcttgttcttcttatgtGATTTTTGTGAATTCTAATGCTATTGGTCTCGGATATAATGGCAATTTTTCCGGGTTCAATTAATTAGTTAGTTATCAATTACATCTAGTAAAATTTATACTATTAAGAAATTGTTGTCTTATTTTTATTCTTAATAATTTGGAGTGATTGCATTTTGTGTAACACAGACGTAATATACTTGAGAAGAAGTTGGCCGATGCTGAAGTCTCCGAGGAAGAGCAGAGCAACTTGCTCAAGTATTTGGAGAAGAAGGAAACCGAATACATGCGTCTTCAAAGGCATAAAATGGGTGCTGATGATTTTGAGCCATTAACAATGATAGGGAAGGGTGCATTTGGAGAGGTAATAACTGATGCAAGTTTATATCTCATTGGCAACCTATGTACTGGATTCACCATTCATGTGAAAACCTGAGGAGCATTCATATGTACTGTCAGAGAAAGTTTCTGCTGCTGTACAGCGCCAGGATTCCCTGAGTAGCTAGTTCTTATTCTTTTAGTTGTTTTGGCTATATCATGACACACTTTTGGAGATTTGACAAATTTCATTTTCTTATGATCGTACGTAACCAAATGTACCTATTTTTTTGCTTCCATGACCTATTTTGTTTCTGCATGCAGGTTAGAGTGTGTAGAGAAAAAGCAACAGGTCATGTATATGCAATGAAGAAGCTAAAGAAATCAGAGATGCTTCGCAGAGGCCAAGTATAAACTTTTTCCTAACTTCGTAGACAGTCATATatatttcttttgtttcttatGCTTATTCCCTATAATTATATGTTTGTATTCAGGTTGAACATGTGAAAGCTGAAAGGAATCTACTTGCAGAGGTTGAGAGTAATTGCATCGTCAAACTCTATTGCTCCTTTCAAGATGAGGAATATTTATATCTCATCATGGAGTATCTTCCTGGTGGAGATATGATGACTTTACTGATGCGGAAGGACACTTTGACTGAAGATGAGGCTAGGTTTTATGTTGGAGAAACAGTGCTTGCTATTGAATCAATTCATAAACATAATTATATTCATAGGTATGTTAATACTGTAAACTTGCTATTTGATAGCATTAGGT
It encodes the following:
- the LOC133819967 gene encoding uncharacterized protein LOC133819967, translating into MKYRYAMVCSSNQNRSMEAHALLKRQGFDVCSYGTGAHVKLPGPSLREPNVYDFGTPYKQMYDDLRRKDPELYKRNGILPMLKRNLAVKTAPQRWQNNAADGCFDVVFSFEEKVFDMVVEDLHTREHVLMKTVLVINLEVKDNHEEAAIGARLAMELCQQIEAHEMWEDSIDSVVAAFEKQHRRKLLYTISFY